The sequence GCCGCTGGTCGCCGCCGCCATCCTCGTGCTGGGGGTCACGCTGAGCTCTGCCCTGGTGCCGATGATGCCGATCATGGCCGGCATCTACCGTGACCAGGACTCACAGGGGGTCGCCTACGGTATCTACAACACCTTCTTCTCCATCGGGCTCGCTCTCGGGCCGTTTGCGGGGGCGGCCCTCCTGGGGCACTACCCGCTGCCGGCGATATTCCTGCTGCAGGCGGGAGTGCTCGGGGTTATGGGGGTACTTGGGTGTCTTCTCATCGGGAGGCTTGGGTGGCGGTAGTTTTTTTGTGCAGCCTGACCTACAGAATACCGCGATTCTTCTCGAATTGTTGAAATGATGATATCATGCCGCTAGAATTCTTTCGCCGCCACGCCCCCGAACTAATGCTCGTCTTCTTCGGGCTCATCTTCGCGCTTGTGGTCTTTGCACCCCTCGAGGGGGAGGTGGAGTCGTTCCTCACCGCCGCACTCGACGTGGCGCTCTTTGTCATCCTCGCGATGCTCGCCTACCTGGCAGAAGACCGGCACCGGGCGTTCCGGTGGGCCGCCGTCGTATGGCTCCTCGTCCTCATCGGCGGGCTTGCGGCCGTCACGGCTGGCTTCGGGGTTATGTCGATCCTGCCAGCGGAGGCCATCGAGGACGAGTTCGACCCTGACTCAATCGACCTTGCCATGGCTGCAGAGGTGGCGCTGCTCCTCCTAGGCATCCTCGGGGCAGCAGTCGCAAGCCTCGTCGGGTTCTCCCGCCGGTTTCGGGTCTGGCTCGCTCAATACCTCCCGTTCGACCCTGACTCGTTCGTCCATAGGGTTGCGCTCGTGACCATCCTCGCCCTGACCCTGATCCCGCCGGTGCCGCTCCTGGTGACAGGGGTCCCGCCCTACCTCTCGCCGCAGTTCATCGACCTCCTGACCGACTCCGGGGACCTCTTCGCCGATACGGTCCGGTTGAATGCGTACGGTCTCTTCTGGACGCTCATCGCATCGTTCCTCATCGCAGGGGCATGCGTGCGGCGGACGCTCCCGGAGGCCCTGGAACGTCTCGGGCTCGTCAGGCCGACAGGACGGGAGGTCGTTCTCGCCGTTGCCGCGGCCGTCGCGCTTGTCGTGGCGTTCCACTTCATCGACCCGGCACTCGCGGCGCTGGTGGGCTACCTCGGCCTGCCGGTCACCGATACCGAGGCCGTCAACCTGCTCTTCGCAGGATCGCTCACGCTCCCCGGGATCATTGTGGCGTCCATAGCGGCGGGGTTCGGCGAGGAGGTGAGCATCCGCGGGCTGCTCCAGCCCCGGTTTGGCATCCTCCTCCCGGCGCTCCTCTTTGCCTCGCTCCACGCGTACCAGTACAGCTGGGACGGCCTCATTTCGGTCTTCCTTG is a genomic window of Methanoculleus bourgensis MS2 containing:
- a CDS encoding CPBP family intramembrane glutamic endopeptidase; the encoded protein is MPLEFFRRHAPELMLVFFGLIFALVVFAPLEGEVESFLTAALDVALFVILAMLAYLAEDRHRAFRWAAVVWLLVLIGGLAAVTAGFGVMSILPAEAIEDEFDPDSIDLAMAAEVALLLLGILGAAVASLVGFSRRFRVWLAQYLPFDPDSFVHRVALVTILALTLIPPVPLLVTGVPPYLSPQFIDLLTDSGDLFADTVRLNAYGLFWTLIASFLIAGACVRRTLPEALERLGLVRPTGREVVLAVAAAVALVVAFHFIDPALAALVGYLGLPVTDTEAVNLLFAGSLTLPGIIVASIAAGFGEEVSIRGLLQPRFGILLPALLFASLHAYQYSWDGLISVFLAGIVFAYIRRYSNTTTSAITHTVYDLVLFALLMVGVSF